In Pseudomonas deceptionensis, a single window of DNA contains:
- the mnmC gene encoding bifunctional tRNA (5-methylaminomethyl-2-thiouridine)(34)-methyltransferase MnmD/FAD-dependent 5-carboxymethylaminomethyl-2-thiouridine(34) oxidoreductase MnmC has protein sequence MTTEMPNAQIDWDDQGRPHSRVFDDVYFSDKSGLEETRYVFIEQNALKERFAALPANGQLVIGETGFGTGLNFLCAWQLFEQTALPDARLHFISVEKYPLTREDLQRALALWPELATFSEQLLAAYFAIHPGFQTLSLANGRVTLTLLIGDALEQLPQLDAQIDAWFLDGFAPAKNPDMWTPQLFAQLARLAAPESTISTFTSTGWVRRSLNEAGFKMRRTPGIGHKWEILRGSFLGLPEQAPGTGPDKPWYARPPQVPGERKALVIGGGLAGCASANSLAKRGWQVVLLERHEKLAKEASGNPQGVLYMKLSAHGTTLSQMIVSGFGYTRRLLEHLQRGRDWDDCGVLQLGFNAKEAERQAQLAAAFPPALVHLLDQPQAQALAGIELAHGGLFYPEGGWVHPPALCHYQALHPNVQVLTHHDVLQLHRVDDQWQACQDEQVLASAPVVILAGAAEVKRFPASSGLPLKRIRGQITQLVETENSAVLKTVVCAEGYVAPGRLGEHTLGASFDFHNEDLTTTPEGHQGNLDLLQEISPDLAQRLGDEQLDPHTLKGWAAFRCTSPDYLPIVGPLTDPEQFASAYAVLRKDARQVPDTPCPWLPGVYVNSGHGSRGLITAPLSGELLAAWITNEPLPVPRVVAEACLPSRFGLRALIKGL, from the coding sequence ATGACTACTGAAATGCCCAATGCCCAGATTGACTGGGATGACCAAGGTCGCCCCCATTCGCGGGTGTTTGATGACGTGTACTTTTCGGACAAGTCAGGTCTTGAAGAGACGCGCTATGTCTTTATCGAACAGAACGCACTCAAGGAGCGCTTTGCCGCCCTGCCCGCCAATGGCCAACTGGTTATTGGTGAAACCGGTTTCGGCACCGGACTGAATTTTTTGTGCGCCTGGCAGCTGTTTGAACAGACCGCGCTGCCCGACGCCCGCCTGCACTTCATCAGCGTTGAAAAATACCCGCTGACCCGCGAAGACCTGCAGCGCGCCCTCGCCCTGTGGCCCGAACTGGCCACCTTCAGCGAACAGCTGCTGGCGGCCTACTTTGCGATTCACCCGGGGTTTCAGACCCTGAGCCTGGCCAATGGCCGGGTCACCCTCACGTTATTGATCGGTGACGCGCTGGAGCAACTGCCGCAACTGGACGCGCAAATCGATGCCTGGTTTCTCGACGGTTTTGCCCCCGCGAAAAACCCCGACATGTGGACCCCGCAATTGTTCGCGCAACTGGCCCGCCTGGCGGCACCCGAGTCCACCATCAGCACCTTCACCAGTACCGGCTGGGTGCGCCGGTCACTGAATGAAGCAGGCTTCAAGATGCGCCGCACACCAGGCATCGGCCATAAATGGGAGATTCTGCGCGGTAGCTTTTTGGGCTTGCCGGAGCAGGCCCCGGGCACTGGGCCAGACAAACCCTGGTACGCCCGCCCGCCTCAGGTCCCCGGTGAACGCAAGGCTCTGGTGATCGGTGGCGGCCTGGCGGGCTGCGCCAGCGCCAACAGCCTGGCCAAACGGGGCTGGCAGGTTGTGTTGCTGGAGCGCCATGAAAAACTGGCCAAGGAAGCGTCGGGCAACCCCCAGGGTGTGCTGTATATGAAGCTCTCCGCCCACGGCACAACCCTGTCGCAGATGATTGTCAGCGGCTTCGGCTACACCCGTCGCCTGCTGGAACACCTGCAACGCGGGCGCGACTGGGATGATTGCGGCGTCCTGCAATTGGGTTTCAATGCCAAGGAAGCCGAACGCCAGGCACAATTGGCCGCGGCGTTCCCGCCCGCGCTGGTGCATCTGCTCGATCAGCCCCAGGCACAGGCGCTGGCCGGTATCGAATTGGCCCATGGCGGGCTTTTCTACCCCGAAGGCGGCTGGGTTCACCCCCCTGCGTTATGCCACTACCAGGCCTTGCACCCAAACGTGCAGGTATTGACTCACCATGACGTGTTGCAACTGCACAGGGTCGATGACCAATGGCAGGCCTGTCAGGACGAGCAGGTGCTGGCCAGCGCCCCGGTAGTGATCCTTGCAGGTGCCGCAGAGGTCAAACGGTTCCCGGCCAGCAGCGGTTTACCTCTCAAGCGCATTCGGGGGCAAATTACCCAGCTGGTTGAAACCGAAAACAGCGCCGTGCTTAAAACTGTGGTCTGTGCCGAGGGTTATGTAGCCCCGGGCCGACTGGGTGAGCATACGCTGGGTGCCAGCTTCGACTTCCATAACGAAGACCTGACCACTACCCCAGAGGGGCATCAGGGCAACCTCGACTTGCTGCAGGAAATATCCCCGGACCTGGCCCAACGCCTCGGTGACGAACAACTGGACCCGCATACCCTGAAGGGCTGGGCGGCCTTCCGCTGCACCAGCCCGGACTATTTACCTATTGTTGGCCCATTGACCGACCCGGAGCAGTTTGCAAGCGCCTATGCCGTGTTGCGCAAAGATGCCCGCCAAGTGCCAGACACGCCATGCCCCTGGCTCCCAGGCGTGTATGTCAACAGCGGCCACGGCTCACGCGGGCTGATTACCGCACCACTGTCCGGCGAGCTGTTGGCAGCCTGGATCACCAACGAGCCCCTGCCCGTTCCACGTGTTGTAGCCGAGGCCTGCCTGCCAAGTCGATTCGGGCTGCGTGCGCTGATCAAAGGGTTGTAG
- the pap gene encoding polyphosphate:AMP phosphotransferase, translated as MFESAEIGHAIDKETYDREVPALREALLEAQYDLQHQKRSAVIVLINGIEGAGKGETVKLLNEWMDPRLIEVRTFDQQTDEELAHPPAWRYWRQLPAKGRMGVFFGNWYSQMLQGRVHGVFKDAVLDQAINGAERLEKMLCDDGAVIFKFWFHLSKKQMKDRLKALKDDPLHSWRISPLDWQQSETYDRFVRFGERAIRRTSRDYAPWHIVEGVDPHYRSLTVGKILLEGLQVALNAPKTKPRSNVPPLPENHDGLSLLDCLDMTLHLEKDDYQEQLITEQARLSGLMRDKRMRRHALITVFEGNDAAGKGGSIRRVAAALDPRQYNIVPIAAPSEDERAQPYLWRFWRHIPARGKFTIFDRSWYGRVLVERVEEFCTQADWMRAYGEINDFEEQLSAAGVIVVKFWLAIDKDTQLERFQEREEIPFKRFKITEEDWRNREKWDLYRNAVCDMVDRTSTEISPWTLVEANDKRWARVKVLRTINDALEAAFKKSDKKRKK; from the coding sequence ATGTTCGAATCCGCCGAAATCGGTCATGCCATCGATAAAGAAACCTACGACAGGGAAGTTCCCGCCTTACGCGAAGCTTTGCTTGAAGCTCAATACGACCTACAGCATCAGAAACGTTCTGCCGTCATCGTGTTGATCAATGGCATTGAAGGCGCCGGCAAGGGCGAGACGGTCAAGCTGCTTAACGAGTGGATGGACCCGCGATTGATCGAAGTGCGTACCTTTGATCAACAAACCGATGAAGAGCTGGCGCACCCGCCCGCCTGGCGCTATTGGCGCCAGTTACCGGCCAAGGGCCGGATGGGCGTGTTCTTTGGTAATTGGTACAGCCAAATGCTTCAGGGCCGGGTTCATGGCGTGTTCAAGGACGCGGTGCTGGATCAGGCAATCAACGGCGCCGAGCGGCTGGAGAAAATGCTCTGTGACGACGGTGCGGTGATCTTCAAGTTCTGGTTCCACTTGTCCAAGAAACAAATGAAGGATCGCCTCAAGGCATTAAAGGATGATCCGTTGCACAGCTGGCGCATAAGCCCGCTGGACTGGCAGCAGTCAGAAACCTATGACCGGTTTGTACGCTTTGGTGAACGGGCGATTCGTCGCACCAGCCGTGACTATGCGCCGTGGCACATCGTTGAGGGGGTCGACCCGCACTACCGCAGCCTGACGGTGGGCAAAATCCTGCTTGAAGGGCTGCAGGTGGCGCTGAACGCGCCAAAAACCAAACCTCGCTCCAACGTGCCTCCCTTGCCTGAAAACCATGACGGCCTGAGCCTGCTCGATTGCCTGGACATGACCCTGCACCTTGAAAAGGATGACTATCAAGAGCAGCTGATTACCGAGCAGGCCCGCTTGTCAGGGTTGATGCGTGACAAGCGCATGCGCCGACATGCGCTGATCACCGTGTTTGAAGGCAACGATGCGGCGGGTAAAGGCGGTTCGATCCGTCGGGTTGCGGCTGCGCTCGACCCGCGCCAATACAACATCGTGCCGATTGCGGCGCCCTCCGAGGATGAACGTGCCCAGCCTTATCTCTGGCGGTTTTGGCGACATATACCGGCGCGGGGCAAATTCACGATTTTCGATCGCTCCTGGTATGGGCGCGTACTGGTGGAGCGCGTAGAAGAGTTTTGCACCCAGGCCGACTGGATGCGTGCCTACGGCGAGATCAACGACTTTGAAGAGCAGCTCAGTGCGGCGGGAGTGATTGTCGTCAAGTTCTGGCTGGCCATTGACAAGGACACCCAGCTTGAACGTTTTCAGGAACGTGAAGAGATCCCGTTCAAGCGCTTCAAAATCACCGAAGAAGATTGGCGCAATCGCGAAAAATGGGACCTGTATCGCAATGCGGTTTGCGACATGGTCGATCGTACCAGTACCGAGATTTCACCCTGGACCCTGGTTGAAGCCAACGACAAGCGCTGGGCGCGGGTCAAGGTGCTGCGTACCATCAACGATGCCCTTGAAGCGGCCTTCAAGAAGAGCGACAAAAAGCGTAAAAAATAA
- a CDS encoding class II fumarate hydratase, whose translation MSRIETDSLGEVSVADEAYWGAQTQRSLINFAIGKEKMPLAVLHALVLIKKAAARVNNRNGDLPADIARLIEQAADEVLDGEHDDQFPLVVWQTGSGTQSNMNANEVIAGRANELAGKGRGGKSPVHPNDHVNRSQSSNDCFPTAMHIAAAKAVHEHLLPAINELSGGLAELSAQHMKLVKTGRTHMMDATPITFGQELSAYIAQLDYAEQAIRSAIPAVCELAQGGTAVGTGLNAPHGFAEAIAAEIAALSGLPFVTAPNKFAALAGHEPLTTLSGALKTLAVTLMKLANDFRLLGSGPRAGLAEIKLPANEPGSSIMPGKVNPTQCEALSMLACQVMGNDVAIGFAASQGHLQLNVYKPVIIHNLLQSIQLLGDGCSNFQKHCVTGLEVDAEKMAEHLERGLMLVTALNPHIGYDKSAEIAKKAYAEGLTLREAALALGYVTDAEFDQWVRPENMLGPGKH comes from the coding sequence ATGAGCCGTATCGAAACCGACAGCCTGGGTGAAGTAAGCGTGGCCGACGAAGCTTACTGGGGTGCTCAGACTCAACGATCCCTGATCAACTTCGCCATCGGCAAGGAAAAAATGCCGTTGGCCGTGCTGCATGCTCTGGTGCTGATCAAAAAAGCCGCTGCCCGGGTCAATAACCGCAATGGCGACCTGCCCGCCGACATCGCACGCCTGATCGAACAGGCCGCCGATGAAGTGCTGGACGGCGAACACGATGATCAATTCCCGCTGGTGGTCTGGCAGACCGGTAGCGGCACGCAAAGCAACATGAACGCCAACGAAGTCATCGCCGGGCGCGCCAACGAACTGGCAGGCAAAGGCCGCGGCGGTAAATCCCCCGTGCACCCCAATGACCACGTCAATCGCTCGCAAAGCTCCAATGACTGCTTCCCTACCGCCATGCATATTGCCGCCGCCAAAGCAGTGCACGAGCACTTGCTGCCGGCAATCAATGAGTTGTCCGGGGGGCTGGCCGAGTTGTCGGCGCAGCACATGAAACTGGTTAAAACCGGCCGCACCCACATGATGGACGCAACCCCCATCACGTTCGGGCAGGAGCTTTCGGCCTATATCGCGCAACTGGATTACGCCGAGCAGGCGATACGTTCCGCCATCCCCGCCGTGTGCGAGCTGGCCCAGGGCGGCACCGCCGTAGGCACCGGGCTCAACGCCCCCCATGGTTTTGCCGAAGCGATTGCCGCTGAAATTGCAGCGCTGTCGGGCTTGCCATTTGTCACGGCGCCGAACAAGTTTGCCGCGCTGGCCGGTCACGAGCCGCTGACCACCCTCTCGGGCGCGCTCAAAACCCTCGCCGTGACCTTGATGAAACTGGCCAACGACTTCCGTTTGCTGGGCTCGGGCCCGCGTGCCGGGCTGGCCGAGATCAAACTGCCGGCCAATGAACCGGGCAGCTCGATCATGCCGGGCAAGGTCAACCCGACCCAATGCGAAGCCCTGTCGATGCTGGCCTGCCAGGTCATGGGCAATGACGTGGCGATCGGCTTTGCCGCCAGCCAGGGTCATTTGCAGCTCAACGTCTATAAACCGGTGATCATTCACAACCTGCTGCAATCCATCCAGTTACTGGGAGACGGTTGCAGCAACTTCCAGAAGCATTGCGTGACCGGTCTTGAAGTCGACGCCGAAAAGATGGCCGAACATCTGGAACGCGGCCTGATGCTGGTGACGGCGCTCAACCCGCATATCGGTTATGACAAATCTGCCGAAATCGCAAAAAAAGCCTATGCCGAAGGTTTGACCTTGCGCGAGGCCGCATTGGCGCTGGGGTATGTCACCGACGCTGAATTCGATCAGTGGGTGCGTCCGGAAAACATGCTGGGCCCTGGCAAACACTAG
- a CDS encoding DUF2059 domain-containing protein: MTRLRAICTAVALVCASGQVFADTASHAASAETFLKLAHADKLGTPVYMQVQQMFAQRFEQTKAPASKKALLETYQAKANTALDQAIGWDKLKPDMVKLYTTNFSESELKDLVAFYQSPLGKKVLEKMPQLTQQSAQMTQAKLESAVPVVNKLLEDMTAELEPKAAPAKKK, translated from the coding sequence ATGACCCGTCTTCGCGCCATCTGTACAGCGGTTGCTCTGGTTTGCGCCAGCGGCCAGGTATTCGCCGATACCGCTAGCCACGCGGCCAGTGCTGAAACGTTCCTGAAACTGGCACATGCCGATAAGCTGGGTACCCCGGTGTATATGCAAGTGCAGCAAATGTTCGCTCAGCGTTTCGAGCAAACCAAAGCGCCAGCCTCCAAGAAAGCCCTGCTGGAAACCTACCAGGCCAAAGCCAACACCGCTCTGGACCAGGCCATTGGCTGGGACAAGCTCAAGCCTGACATGGTCAAGCTCTACACCACCAACTTCAGCGAATCCGAACTCAAGGATCTGGTAGCGTTCTACCAGTCGCCACTGGGCAAGAAAGTCCTGGAAAAAATGCCGCAGTTGACTCAGCAGTCGGCACAAATGACCCAGGCCAAGCTGGAAAGCGCAGTACCGGTGGTTAACAAGCTGCTGGAAGACATGACTGCCGAGCTGGAGCCAAAAGCGGCCCCGGCCAAGAAGAAGTAA
- a CDS encoding BolA family protein produces MSMQQRIESALGALQPEHLSVLDESHMHSRGLQTHFKAVVVSEQFAGLNSVKRHQKVYATLGDLMGEFHALALHTYTPEEWAKIGTAPASPTCAGGGH; encoded by the coding sequence ATGAGCATGCAACAACGTATCGAATCGGCGCTTGGCGCATTGCAGCCCGAGCACTTGAGCGTGCTGGATGAAAGCCACATGCACAGTCGCGGGTTGCAGACCCACTTCAAGGCTGTGGTGGTCAGCGAGCAGTTCGCCGGGCTCAATAGCGTCAAGCGTCACCAGAAGGTCTACGCCACCTTGGGTGACTTGATGGGCGAGTTTCATGCGTTGGCTCTGCACACGTATACGCCTGAAGAATGGGCGAAAATCGGCACAGCCCCGGCCTCGCCGACCTGTGCTGGCGGTGGGCACTGA
- a CDS encoding rhodanese-related sulfurtransferase, with translation MTAPIVVAALYKFVTLEDYVELREPLLKAMVDNGIKGTLLIAEEGINGTVSGTREGVDGLMAWLKNDPRMIDIDHKESYCDDQPFYRTKVKLKKEIVTLGVEGVDPNKKVGTYVDPENWNALISDPEVLLIDTRNDYEVSIGTFEGAIDPKTTSFREFPDYIKANFDPAKHKKVAMFCTGGIRCEKASSYMLSQGFDEVYHLKGGILKYLEEVPQEETKWQGDCFVFDNRVTVRHDLSAGEYDQCHACRTPISIADRESEHYQPGISCPHCWDTLSEKTRRSAIDRQKQIDLAKERNQPHPIGHNYRKPAEV, from the coding sequence ATGACCGCGCCAATTGTTGTTGCTGCACTGTACAAATTCGTCACCCTTGAAGATTACGTCGAACTTCGCGAGCCGCTGCTCAAGGCCATGGTCGACAACGGCATCAAGGGCACCTTGCTGATTGCCGAAGAAGGTATCAACGGTACGGTTTCCGGTACTCGTGAAGGGGTTGACGGGCTGATGGCCTGGCTCAAGAACGATCCGCGCATGATCGATATCGACCACAAGGAATCCTACTGCGATGACCAGCCGTTCTATCGAACCAAGGTCAAGCTGAAGAAGGAAATCGTTACCCTTGGCGTAGAAGGCGTAGACCCGAACAAGAAAGTCGGGACCTATGTCGACCCCGAGAACTGGAATGCGCTGATCAGCGATCCAGAGGTGTTGCTGATCGACACCCGTAACGACTACGAAGTCTCGATTGGTACGTTTGAGGGCGCCATTGATCCGAAAACCACCAGCTTTCGCGAATTTCCTGACTACATCAAGGCCAACTTCGACCCGGCCAAGCACAAGAAAGTCGCGATGTTCTGCACCGGCGGCATTCGCTGTGAAAAGGCTTCGAGCTACATGCTCAGCCAGGGGTTTGACGAGGTGTATCACCTCAAGGGCGGTATCCTGAAGTACCTCGAAGAGGTGCCGCAGGAAGAAACCAAGTGGCAGGGCGACTGTTTCGTATTTGATAACCGTGTCACCGTGCGCCACGACCTGAGCGCCGGCGAGTACGACCAGTGCCACGCGTGCCGCACACCTATCAGCATCGCGGACCGTGAGTCGGAGCACTATCAGCCCGGTATCAGCTGCCCGCATTGCTGGGACACGCTGAGCGAAAAAACCCGTCGCAGCGCCATTGATCGCCAAAAGCAGATCGATCTGGCCAAAGAACGCAACCAGCCGCACCCGATCGGCCACAACTACCGTAAACCTGCCGAGGTCTGA
- a CDS encoding DsbA family protein yields MCSWCWGFSPVAEALVEQAQAAGVELHLVVGGLRTGSGSALEPATRRYILEHWQAVTQATGQPFSFDGALPDGFVYDTEPACRALVAARSLAPDCAWRLVKLIQQAFYVEGRDVTQASVLVELAEAAGVPRIEFSAIFDTAEQHAATAADFTWVQDLGIAGFPTLLAERDGQLALLTNGYQPLEPLSDLLARWLERATRV; encoded by the coding sequence ATGTGCTCATGGTGCTGGGGTTTTTCTCCTGTCGCCGAGGCACTGGTTGAGCAGGCGCAGGCTGCAGGTGTTGAGTTGCATCTGGTGGTGGGCGGTTTGCGCACTGGCAGTGGCTCGGCGCTTGAGCCTGCGACGCGGCGCTACATCCTTGAACATTGGCAGGCGGTCACCCAAGCCACCGGGCAGCCGTTCTCATTCGACGGCGCCTTGCCTGACGGTTTTGTGTATGACACCGAGCCCGCTTGTCGGGCCTTGGTGGCGGCCCGCAGCCTGGCGCCCGATTGCGCCTGGAGGCTGGTGAAACTGATTCAACAGGCTTTTTATGTAGAAGGTCGCGATGTCACCCAGGCCAGTGTGCTGGTTGAACTGGCTGAAGCGGCCGGGGTCCCGCGTATCGAGTTTTCTGCCATTTTTGACACGGCCGAGCAGCATGCGGCGACTGCCGCTGACTTTACCTGGGTGCAAGACCTGGGGATTGCCGGTTTCCCAACCTTGCTCGCCGAGCGCGATGGCCAGCTGGCGCTGCTGACCAACGGTTATCAGCCGCTTGAGCCGTTGTCTGACTTGCTCGCCCGCTGGCTTGAACGCGCTACGCGTGTTTGA
- a CDS encoding ABC transporter ATP-binding protein: MFDPSAEPSSPKTVDRLTWAEIRRLALRHKKALWIANGVAVLATLCSVPIPLLLPLLVGEVLLGNGDAALKVMNHWLPAVWQSSAGYIGLMLVITLVLRCGALLFNVLQARLFSRLAKDIVFRIRLRLIERLKRISLAEYESLGSGTVTTHLVTDLETLDKFVGETLSRFLVAILTLVGTSAILLWMHWQLALLILLFNPLVIYATVQLGKRVKHLKKLENDSTARFTQALTETLDAIQEVRAGNRQGFFLGRLGLRAREVRDFAVASQWKSDASNRASGLLFQFGIDIFRAAAMLTVLFSDLSIGQMLAVFSYLWFMIGPVEQLLNLQYAFYAADGAVTRINQLLARSDEPQYQGGVNPFLGRQTVGIEVRDLSFSYGEEKVLDHLNLTIAPGEKVAIVGTSGGGKSTLVQLLLGLYTPQSGSILFAGASQPEIGLQTIREHVAVVLQHPALFNDTVRANLTMGRERTDEACWRALEIAQLDGTILALPNGLDSIVGRSGVRLSGGQRQRLAIARMVLADPKVVILDEATSALDAATEYNLHHALGKFLSGRTTLIIAHRLSAVKQADRVLVFDGGCIAEDGDHQQLIADGGLYAKLYGHLQQT; this comes from the coding sequence GTGTTTGATCCTTCTGCAGAGCCGTCTTCCCCCAAGACGGTCGACCGTCTGACCTGGGCCGAAATTCGCCGCCTGGCCTTACGCCATAAAAAAGCCCTCTGGATTGCCAATGGCGTGGCGGTCCTGGCCACGCTGTGCAGTGTCCCCATCCCCTTGCTGCTGCCCTTGCTGGTGGGCGAGGTGCTGCTGGGTAACGGTGATGCAGCGCTGAAAGTGATGAATCACTGGTTGCCGGCGGTCTGGCAAAGTTCCGCGGGCTACATCGGCCTGATGCTGGTGATCACCCTGGTACTGCGTTGTGGGGCGCTGTTGTTTAACGTCCTGCAGGCACGGCTGTTTTCGCGGCTGGCCAAGGACATCGTGTTCCGCATACGGCTGCGCCTGATAGAGCGTCTGAAGCGAATATCGCTGGCCGAGTATGAAAGCCTTGGCAGCGGTACCGTCACCACGCACCTGGTCACCGACCTGGAAACGCTCGACAAGTTTGTCGGCGAGACCCTGAGCCGTTTTTTGGTCGCGATACTCACGCTGGTGGGCACTTCGGCAATCTTGCTGTGGATGCATTGGCAACTGGCACTGCTGATATTGCTGTTCAACCCGCTGGTGATCTACGCCACGGTGCAGTTGGGCAAGCGGGTCAAACACCTGAAGAAACTCGAAAACGACAGCACGGCGCGTTTTACCCAGGCCCTGACTGAAACCCTGGACGCCATACAGGAAGTACGCGCTGGCAATCGGCAGGGCTTTTTCCTTGGCCGTTTAGGGCTGCGGGCCCGGGAAGTACGGGACTTTGCGGTGGCGTCGCAATGGAAGAGCGACGCCTCGAATCGTGCCAGCGGTTTGTTGTTCCAGTTCGGGATCGATATTTTTCGCGCGGCGGCGATGCTGACGGTACTGTTTTCGGACCTGTCGATTGGCCAGATGCTCGCGGTGTTCAGCTACCTGTGGTTCATGATTGGCCCGGTTGAGCAATTGCTGAACCTGCAATATGCCTTCTATGCCGCCGATGGCGCTGTTACACGCATCAACCAGTTGTTGGCCCGCAGCGACGAGCCACAGTACCAGGGCGGTGTTAATCCGTTTCTGGGTCGCCAGACGGTCGGTATAGAAGTGCGCGACCTGAGCTTCAGTTATGGGGAAGAAAAGGTTCTGGATCACCTGAATCTGACCATAGCCCCGGGAGAAAAGGTCGCCATTGTCGGCACCAGTGGTGGCGGTAAAAGCACGCTGGTGCAGTTGCTGCTGGGGCTGTACACGCCGCAGTCGGGGAGCATCTTGTTTGCCGGTGCAAGCCAGCCGGAAATTGGCCTGCAAACCATCCGCGAACATGTCGCAGTGGTGCTTCAACATCCCGCGTTGTTCAACGATACCGTACGGGCAAACTTGACCATGGGTCGTGAGCGAACGGATGAGGCCTGCTGGCGAGCACTGGAAATCGCACAACTGGATGGAACTATTCTTGCGCTCCCTAACGGGCTGGACAGTATTGTCGGGCGTTCAGGGGTGCGTTTGTCCGGCGGCCAGCGCCAGCGCCTGGCGATTGCGCGGATGGTGCTGGCGGACCCTAAAGTGGTGATTCTCGACGAGGCCACCAGTGCTCTGGATGCCGCCACTGAATACAACTTGCATCACGCTTTGGGAAAATTCCTGAGCGGGCGTACCACTTTAATCATTGCCCACCGTTTATCTGCGGTAAAACAGGCAGACAGAGTGTTGGTGTTTGATGGTGGTTGTATTGCAGAAGACGGTGATCACCAGCAGTTGATCGCAGATGGCGGGCTTTACGCCAAACTTTACGGGCATCTACAGCAAACTTGA